In Brienomyrus brachyistius isolate T26 chromosome 2, BBRACH_0.4, whole genome shotgun sequence, the genomic window ATTGCTACAAAatttgccttcacagatcggAAGACACTGAAGCATTGTTCAGGACTTTTTATATAAAATTTTGATTGAACCACTTGAGAATAAGATAATAACTCTTTCCCTCCATTTCTGGCATAATCTAATATTAATCTGGGCTCACTCTGATTTCTCCTGCAGGAACACCAGATAGAGACATCTTTTGGTCTCCCAATAAATTATTAAAGGGGTGAGTAACAGGCACTTAATCATATATCATGTCAAAATACCTTGAAGCGCAGGCAGCTGCATTCTGTAACACATTTACTTCCCATTGTACTACTTTTTGAAAATCATGACTACATTTGATGTCATCCAAGTTCCAGAAGTCACTATGTTACCTTCACCAATTGCAATAACATAAAGATGTAAATAAGTTTCTATACATTCAACTATATATATTTGGAATTTCCATGACATTAAGGTTAATTTCAAAGTGTAATTGTttcattaatgcatttattccttGCTAATTTGTGATGCattctttttgttatttttaatttcattaCCAACAGTCCTGAGGCCAAAAAGAATTTTTTGGGGGGGTCCAGCAACTCTACAGATGGGTCTCCCATGGTAGATTTGCTGACCATGGTGTGGAGTGTCCAGGGTCCCTCTCCATAGatttctctgggggggggggggcaacactggtcccacccaggacccagcaggggccagccaaggaccagccgaggaccagccaaggccccatcatggaaacaggggaaaattcaagtggctacatctgtaGATTTTGCCAGCTAAAAAGCCAGTGCAAATTTGTGGTGGGGTTCACCCACTTACTTTTACTATACTTAACCATGTGCCTAGTTGGGAGTAAAcagatttcgggggggggggtcttctatTGTAGCTTCAATATGTCAAAATGATTTAGTGTTTTGCGTTCACACTTCAATACAAGGTACTGTATTATTTTGCGTAACcattgacagattttttttgttgttctaTTAAGTAACTCATTTGTATGATGTATGATGATAATGCAATGAAAGAGTAACCTTCGTTGTGAAGATTCAGGCCATAGTACCGCATGAAACCCAGTCTCTGAAAAAAGGTTGAATTTCAATTTGCTGGCCAACTAGAATTACTCAGTCTCATCATATTCCAGCACTTTGCAGTGATTCATACATTAACCAAACCAAGatatttttcttctttaatGAAATTGTTACATGATTTGTTGCAGAATATTGGGGTTGTGGACACccttaaaaaatatataggcACCCTATACTTCATGTAacacaggaaaagaaaaaacagcCGTTctatgattaatgattaacctATCAATCCGGCATAAATTAAATCATTCTGGCATAGAAAGGGTGTAACAGTTTTTGAAACGTATTCATGTTTTTTTCAGTGATGATTGCAACTGACGTCAGTTGTAGGTTATTCGCAAAATAGAATGGTCTTCTATTCAATAAAAGATTCAATATTTTGCATTCACATTTCAAGAGAATGTATTATTTTATGTTCTATTAAATGTTAAGCAATTCATATTTGGATGATGACATCTGTTGGGTAACACTACAAAAAAACTGTATTTTGTGATCCATAACCGAAGATTTTAGGGAATTAATACATACAATCTTTATAATGCAAATGCAGTAATACATTCTTTTCTAATTGTTTTTGCACTAACCACAGAAAACTTCTGATGAATATCAATTTTTGAATAATGGATACTTGATAATTGGATATCTTCAGAGTTACAACTGTAAATACTGCATATTTGTGACGAAGTAACATAGTAACACCACAACTGAAACATGCATGGGGATTAGATGGGGAAAGGGAGCCATTACACAGTTAATTGTATATTATCAGCTTTCAGAAAACTGACCTGTTCAATGAGGGCTTATCAGTGTGAAGCTAACTTGAATAGCACACCCAAGATATTCAAATATGAGCAAAATGTTAACTTGTTTAAAATCTGTTACACCCTTAAACCTCTTCATAGTAAAGGAGACTTTCACTAGGTGATGCCCTACATACCCAAATGACCATCGATACACagcaaaaatatttttcactGGCATTTGCATTTTAGTTTTTCCTCAATGAACAGAAAATAATTAAGCATTGTGTACAGTGTAAGATTTCCTTGGTAAGACATGGGTTATGTATACCATACGACcttctgtaaatcaatgcatCCATTTCATTAATAGTCAGAATAATCTACATCgcatttattttactttatgATAAGATATGGCATGATATGATATTTACATTAAATTAGCTTCCCCAACAatttctagtttaaaatattgaaAATGGAAAATAATAAACTTCTCCCAGGAAATTGTATGAAACTACTCATTGTGATGCCCACTTTAGGAAAAACTTAAACAACTGATTCTCATACTATGAGCATTTAGTTGCTAGCTAGGAAGAATCACATTATTAAAAGTTGCCGTAATTCCCCATTAAGAATGTATACTCATGAAATAGTGTTcctaaaatatataatttcttCTTTGAGTTAAGAACACTTAAAAAAGATTTAACTCATTAAATAAACATAAATTCAAGGCCTCTTATTCACCAGATGTTTAATTTGTCCTTTATATCCATTTTAGGAAATAACAGACATGCTCAACAATTATATTACACTGCTAAATGATTTCTTTTCTTAATTCTCCAGCTATTTTAGGTATTGTCAAAGaattacatttacaaattttatttttttacatgaaAAAGAGGAAAGCACATTCTAAAAAGTACTCCTCAATTAAAatgtaagatgttttcatgtttatttCTGTGTTTATATAATTAACTGTTTTTTAGCAGAGTTTGGTTGTCAGATGGTCAGACTGTTTCAAAATTTCTGTATTATACATGTCCAGTGCATGATTGACACGGATCATTTCACTACTGTTGAGCTTCAGTCGATGTTTTAGCATACAGGAGAAGAGGTCCAGCTGCGGCTTGTTGGGGGCCACAGGTGGGGCCAGGCGATTGATCCGGTCTCTGATGTCCAAGAGTAGCAACATGATGGAGGATGAAGAGTAGAATTGTGTGCCCTGAGTGTAGGACTGGTTGACCTGCTGGACAGCGCTGCGGAGCAGGTCTGCATTAAACCGCAGGCTATAGCCAAACACCTGCACATCTGAGATCTTGATGTATATTTGCCTCTTGTTGGGGTCAGATAAGTCAACTGGTCCTTGCCCAGTGTCATTGCGCAGAGTGGTAGAAAGCTTTGTCCGACTGCGCAAGTAAATGTGTACAGTCTCAAAAAAGGTTTTCCAGCGATTTCCCAGACGTAGAGTCCAATTGAAACACTGCGTGTTCTGGAGCCGTACCTTCTCCCAACGGGGATATCCATGTTCCCCAAAAGGCATATTCCAACCTTCCGAATGGCTTCCACTGAAGGGGTTGACATAAACGAAAAACATTGGGTCAATGCTGCTGTTGCGGACCTGGCAGATCTTCATGGAGAGCCCGATAATTGTGTGGAGATAGTCCATCCTGTTCTTGTTGCTCTTCAGCGTGAGGGACATCCGCTTTCGCCAACGCGGATCGAAGAAAGTGTCTAGTCTGATTTCGTTGCTGATGAAGGTGGTGTGTATATATAACCGTGAGTCCATCTTCTGCAACAGGTACTTCAGCTCCAGGTCCTGAAAGTCAAGGTCTGTCTCAAAGCTGATGAACTGTTCACTGCGTTCTGAGTCCACGTTCTGTGGCTCGCAGCGGCCGCGGTAGAGCTTGTAGCCCTTGTTGCAGGAGCCGCACTGCGAGATGTTGGCCAGGCTGCACATGGCGCAGCTGTTGTTTCCCCCGATGACGCAGGGGATGGGTCTTTGGCAAAGGTTGACCCCTGTGTGGCACACGCAGGTCTGCTGGCTCTCCAAAAAAGTCCCCCAGAATCCATTCTCATTACAGTATAGAAAGGACTGAACTATGTTTAGCCACTGCAAAAGGGATCtacaaaacaagaaaaaagaaTAATATGCCATTATTAACGGATATTTACTGCTTCCAGAGGAAGGATCTGAGAAAAAACTAGCtaccattttttttaactactcAACCAAATCATACAAATCTTTCTTATTGTTATACATTATAGAGGATACAGACTAGATTCATccatcaatatttaaaatggggTTTTTGTGAGAGTCACAGTGAATACACAAAATATATCTTTCCCATTTAACATCCAACGCTCATCTTTAATTAGTTATGGGTAAATCCATATGACAGGGTGGCAAAGTAGTCATACTGTATCTGATTAAAATGAGAGTTTGTGATCAAGGTCATTAAGATGTGATGAGCCTTTGTAACGATCATTGGAGTGATACTCGCTTCTGTGGATACTGGCATCATTAATGGCGTGCCATGGAAAGGAGCAGGCCACTCTCAAATAGGCAGAGCCCTTCATTATCACATACTTCATGGCCTGAATAGGCAGATACATTGCAAAATTCCATCTGTCATAAACTGTTGAATTCTCCACATTCTTGTTCATACAGATtacagaaacaaataaaattctGTATTAAGTACAACACACaatttgttaaatgtttaaattctaaattatatataaatgttATATGTTTAGCAGCACAACAAATCATACATATTACGTTATTCTTtattataaatgaatgaatgaaaaatgcttACTTGTGTAAGCATATATTATGCCTATTATtatcataattatacaatataAGTGAATGTAAGTGTTCATTAGATATCCtatatatgtaaatgtttcTAGGTTTGTGGCAATATGAATGCACAGAATATTTAAATGTATAACATGTCAACCTATACTATTTGTAAGAAATAGAAGCTTATCTATGTTGTTCTAATTCAAAGAACATGTAAGCAGTTACAGGTTTGGTGATTGCACAGATTGCATGTATAATTGCATTTTAGGAGGTCAATGTGAGGTCACTTTAAAAATTCTTGCTTGAACTATTACAGTATAATGCATGACTTTTCTTTGATATTaggttattattttatttcaaaATAGGAAACAAATGAATGTTACAAGCACCAAAATAACATTACAATATTTTTTCAGGTGGTCTTCATTTAAAGACAAATGCCTACATGTATGTTGTACAGAATTAACtccaatatttattattataaaattgtATGCACTCACTCTTTGCAGATCAATTTCAAACCCAGCCATAATCAGAGAAGCAAGCCAGAAGATAAACAAGCCATGCAACATAACATTCTGTCATAGTATTTTTTAGGCATTATTTCATTATTGTGAACATTGGCACAGCAGGCATGCCAGTTTGTCACAAAGACATGTACTTCTGAATCTATACAGTTCCAGAGATGCACTAATCTCAACTTGTGCTCTCAAGGCTTAGGAGGACAGTGGCTGATTTCTCAAGATAATTATGAGGCCATCTACTGTAGCTACCGGTAGCTACAGTAGAATTTCCACTAAGCACCCTGATACTTTCCTCACACCTTCCAGGCATAGTGCTGGCCCCTGGAGAGGGGGAAAGCCTAGCTAATGGCCAGCCTTGGGATTGAATAGCGGGTCGTACACCTGCTGCTGCTTCAGGCAATGCCTGCCATTTAAAATGCACTCAACAGATGTGACCAGCATCTCCTTCTGTAAACAAATCTGCttggtttttttcccttctcagATTGCATCATTACATTACTCCTGCAATGCATGGTAACAACAAATCCTGTCCCCAGAATGGCTAGTGTTACTTTCCCTCGACAATGCAACCTCCTCTAAAGCAGTGATACACAACTTTCAGCAGCCTTCAAATTTTTGTTCTGATCATTATCAAAAATTATAATTACAACATAAATACTGGGCTTATTTCACTGTACTCCTGTAAGTTGTATGGAATGACATGTATGGAATGACATACTGAATTTCTAGGGGAACCACAACATCATACCAGTAGTTTGGATAATGACTGCACAATCTGAAATGGCTATACAGATTTTAGAAGCCagctttgcatttttatttaattacaagCTTATCTAAATTCCTACATCTGCATTCCAGCTATACATTATTAAATGCAAAATGTTCTGAATAAATATGCTCGGAAAGCAAACTGATACATTCTGGACTAGTCCTAGCCAACGTGGTGCCCTAGgcaaaataaaatgataaaatttTGTCCATCTCTTTCGTTTAAAATACAATTATCATCGTAATTGTGAATTTGGGGAAAAGTTGGATCTAAAAGTTGGCTCTGAACTATTAACATTAGCCAGCTAACATAGTTAACTATCTCTTACTGTAATAGGATGATCTGCGTGATTGCAAACGGTGGTGATCTCACACTTTGTACAGATTAACTACAACACAGTTAAATAACTGTGCTCTTAGGTTAATGGAGTTAACTACAATGTCAACAAAAGTTTTGCCTCTCATCTCCTAATAAGTATTTGAAAAAGCTGAAAATATCAGGGAACGTATTCGGGGCGagtgtgtacagtatgtgcatTTGCTGAGAATGAAAATGTGACAGCTGAATGGTAGCATGCCTGTATCTACAGTACCACTGTGGACACCAAGGTCAAATCCTCAGTTTTTTTCTGCAACTCCAGTAACCATGATCCATTAAGGGGCTTAACACTTTTGACCTCAGTATTTCCAAAATCCGGGCTACAGCCCTGAACGGTAGCCCTGCAGAGGCACAGAGAATAGTGGTGGGAGCGGCCAGGGGGTAGAAAAGGATCGTATTCAAACATACAAATGATCAAACTCATGGAAAGTATGTCATAGTAATGTTAACCTAAGCCATGGTCCCACCATTcggaacaacagaaaaatatccAGAGCTTCAGTGCAGCAGACTGGTGAGGACCTTGTATATATAAAGAATGTCTGGATaaaaatattgatatttttgacaTTGACAACCTTACAGGGATGTGGGGTGCAGTGGCTTTTTAGTAAGTTCAAGGGTTTTATTCTtaccattatacaaaatatctcTTATTCAGTCCTGTTATTGTGCGTTACATGTGCTGTGTGATTATACAGTATCTCTTGTTAGAAGCTCACCTTTCTCGAGGCATCTggtggttagggttatggtagCAACGGATGCTAAGGCCATAGAGCTTGCGCGCAGTGCGCTGGATCTTTAAACGCTGCACCTCCAGTGAGCTCTGCAGTTGTCGATAGCGAGCCTGCAGGTCCCAATCATTCCCCCATAGCAGGTGCACACTGTTCACAGAAAGGAAGTGAGTTGAAGGCAACCTCTTCAGGAATGACTTGAATTCATCTGGGAAAGCAGGAGAGAGAGGAACAGAGCGAGTCAGCTGCGCAGACACTACAAAAGAGCTATAGAATTTGTGATCCAATGGCTCCTATTGTAAAGCAAGTGTCTCTTTCAAAAGTATGAAATACTGGGGGTATTTTTTAATGGTGATGATATGTGTATGTTGTGCTGCAGTGAgaagtctctctctctttagcACAGTTCAGCAGGGCACTGACATTGGATTGTAAAGTAGCATATGGGTTATAgtgtgcgtttttttttttcaaactacAAAAGAAAGCAAACATTACATCGTTAACTCAACAGAAATACATTTGGTGCTTGCAATAAAAAATGTTTAGCTTTTACTCCACTAAAATCAAATTCCTCACTTTATGTATTTGGTGGGTGGGGAACTATTTACATTGAACATGAGGGGGTGCCACTTTGCTTGCTACACTTTTATATATCCAGATATAACCCATAATAAGTTCTTACCCATCAAGTTCTGGGTTTAGTTGGGAATTCTTgttgaacattatgcaccttctaAATGACATTTCACTGCTCTATGTACAGTgacaagaataataataaaaaaatcttaTATTTCCAGTATGCTGGTTCAGTGTAAGAAATATAAATTCCCATTTCTCGCCTGATGTCTGCCTGGCAAAGCCATGCTTCATGATACAGGTGGCTGCTGTGAGTTTATGAATAACTGCAAAAGCCTTCCCATAAAACAGAAGTACTGTGACTTTAACTAAGCTGTATCCCTTATTGGCCTGAAAAAAATTCATACACAGACTCCATATGCTGCGCTTTACAGCAGTCATATAAAGCACACGGCGTTCACTGAATTACAATGCACTGACCCATCAGCTATTTttggtttatatggtttatgTGTTTATAAGTTTTAAATACTACATCTTTTTCAATGGAATATGACATCAAGTCAAAAATGATTTCTTtaaagttattttatatttacactTTATCTTTGATACCTGCCATGtaataaaagaaatttaaatgGATAAGTGAAacagtttgttttgtttgtatttttataattctaattgctctgataaaacaaaaataatacgAATACTGAATAGTGTCACGGGGcggttcgggtggacaggcgatcgtgcgggcggtggttcagaaaaccaggctgacgagcaggatcggggtttattcgggagaaggagacacgggaggcgagggacaaccaacaccatgtgcacagatcacgtaatgacggacaacgatcacaggcaagactcagacttaaatacacaggactgatcacagtaatcggacataggtggaaacaatcagggaaacacacgttggcaagcaggggggcgtggcacac contains:
- the LOC125716080 gene encoding BMP/retinoic acid-inducible neural-specific protein 1-like encodes the protein MNWRFIEFICFLFIWDHIAVQCSRQDPSVAEQHVSKQFDWLISDRGPFHHSRSYLSFVERYRQGFTTRYKIYREFGRWKVRNTAVERRDLLRNPLPLMPAFQQSVRQLGRRPSTQQFIDTIIKKYGTHILVSGTLGGEEALTMYMDKSKLDRRMVNATQGVEALHQLASSYFIDRDATMRKLHEIQISTNAIKVTETRTGPLGCSSYDNLDSVSSVLLQSLESKLHLQGLQVIFPEYLQEKFVQSALSYIMCNGEGKYVCHDSQCICQCDEEFPQCNCPITDIQIMENSLHGMMDTWTNTYKDFENSDEFKSFLKRLPSTHFLSVNSVHLLWGNDWDLQARYRQLQSSLEVQRLKIQRTARKLYGLSIRCYHNPNHQMPRERSLLQWLNIVQSFLYCNENGFWGTFLESQQTCVCHTGVNLCQRPIPCVIGGNNSCAMCSLANISQCGSCNKGYKLYRGRCEPQNVDSERSEQFISFETDLDFQDLELKYLLQKMDSRLYIHTTFISNEIRLDTFFDPRWRKRMSLTLKSNKNRMDYLHTIIGLSMKICQVRNSSIDPMFFVYVNPFSGSHSEGWNMPFGEHGYPRWEKVRLQNTQCFNWTLRLGNRWKTFFETVHIYLRSRTKLSTTLRNDTGQGPVDLSDPNKRQIYIKISDVQVFGYSLRFNADLLRSAVQQVNQSYTQGTQFYSSSSIMLLLLDIRDRINRLAPPVAPNKPQLDLFSCMLKHRLKLNSSEMIRVNHALDMYNTEILKQSDHLTTKLC